From Drosophila sechellia strain sech25 unplaced genomic scaffold, ASM438219v1 U_164, whole genome shotgun sequence, a single genomic window includes:
- the LOC116802574 gene encoding uncharacterized protein LOC116802574 isoform X2: MSVSMAYSRKGLTSPSGKRSRKIACYFLFGAVYVDAAEMQVCSGRRGQSTLVHTQLLWRRNVCRSPRHLKAYVCLCVLCLSAHLAAAEMTSCARQRPVWPVRHDASVQTVAGEEMRRSPSTSAGNAPFSFFQTWNVGDCHPG, translated from the exons ATGTCCGTATCAATGGCATATTCAAGAAAGGGTCTCACTTCTCCAAGCGGAAAAAGAAGCAGAAAAATTGCGTGTTATTTCTTATT TGGTGCTGTTTACGTTGATGCTGCGGAGATGCAAGTATGCAGCGGCCGGCGTGGCCAGTCAACATTGGTGCACACACAACTTTTGTGGAGGAGAAACGTGTGCCGCAGTCCGCGTCATCTAAAGGCTTAtgtttgtctgtgtgt GCTTTGTTTAT CTGCTCATCTCGCCGCCGCAGAGATGACATCGTGTGCCAGGCAGCGGCCAGTCTGGCCCGTCCGGCATGATGCAAGCGTTCAGACTGTGGCGGGTGAAGAAATGCGCCGCAGCCCATCGACGTCTGCAGGAAACGCTCCG TTTTCTTTCTTCCAGACTTGGAACGTCGGTGACTGCCATCCCGGATGA
- the LOC116802574 gene encoding uncharacterized protein LOC116802574 isoform X1: MSVSMAYSRKGLTSPSGKRSRKIACYFLFGAVYVDAAEMQVCSGRRGQSTLVHTQLLWRRNVCRSPRHLKAYVCLCVCALFIVAAHLAAAEMTSCARQRPVWPVRHDASVQTVAGEEMRRSPSTSAGNAPFSFFQTWNVGDCHPG; encoded by the exons ATGTCCGTATCAATGGCATATTCAAGAAAGGGTCTCACTTCTCCAAGCGGAAAAAGAAGCAGAAAAATTGCGTGTTATTTCTTATT TGGTGCTGTTTACGTTGATGCTGCGGAGATGCAAGTATGCAGCGGCCGGCGTGGCCAGTCAACATTGGTGCACACACAACTTTTGTGGAGGAGAAACGTGTGCCGCAGTCCGCGTCATCTAAAGGCTTAtgtttgtctgtgtgtgtgc GCTTTGTTTAT CGTAGCTGCTCATCTCGCCGCCGCAGAGATGACATCGTGTGCCAGGCAGCGGCCAGTCTGGCCCGTCCGGCATGATGCAAGCGTTCAGACTGTGGCGGGTGAAGAAATGCGCCGCAGCCCATCGACGTCTGCAGGAAACGCTCCG TTTTCTTTCTTCCAGACTTGGAACGTCGGTGACTGCCATCCCGGATGA
- the LOC116802574 gene encoding uncharacterized protein LOC116802574 isoform X3, which yields MSVSMAYSRKGLTSPSGKRSRKIACYFLFGAVYVDAAEMQVCSGRRGQSTLVHTQLLWRRNVCRSPRHLKAYVCLCVCALFIVAAHLAAAEMTSCARQRPVWPVRHDASVQTVAGEEMRRSPSTSAGNAPTWNVGDCHPG from the exons ATGTCCGTATCAATGGCATATTCAAGAAAGGGTCTCACTTCTCCAAGCGGAAAAAGAAGCAGAAAAATTGCGTGTTATTTCTTATT TGGTGCTGTTTACGTTGATGCTGCGGAGATGCAAGTATGCAGCGGCCGGCGTGGCCAGTCAACATTGGTGCACACACAACTTTTGTGGAGGAGAAACGTGTGCCGCAGTCCGCGTCATCTAAAGGCTTAtgtttgtctgtgtgtgtgc GCTTTGTTTAT CGTAGCTGCTCATCTCGCCGCCGCAGAGATGACATCGTGTGCCAGGCAGCGGCCAGTCTGGCCCGTCCGGCATGATGCAAGCGTTCAGACTGTGGCGGGTGAAGAAATGCGCCGCAGCCCATCGACGTCTGCAGGAAACGCTCCG ACTTGGAACGTCGGTGACTGCCATCCCGGATGA